The following proteins are encoded in a genomic region of Drosophila bipectinata strain 14024-0381.07 chromosome XL, DbipHiC1v2, whole genome shotgun sequence:
- the LOC138926501 gene encoding uncharacterized protein yields MSLVIPKSKRAPSKPLSIPLIELQAAVLGARLDHMVMSTRNLRIDKATYWSDSKTVLQWLTMDPRNFHQFVMYRVAEILETTLVKQWRWISSKLNVADGATKVTGQTQQETWITGPEFLKTDASNWPTSKKQESIMGTS; encoded by the coding sequence ATGTCGTTGGTTATACCGAAATCCAAGAGAGCACCTTCAAAACCACTATCGATTCCGCTTATAGAGCTGCAGGCAGCAGTTTTGGGAGCACGTTTAGACCACATGGTGATGAGCACACGCAACCTACGAATCGACAAAGCCACATACTGGTCGGACTCTAAGACAGTGTTGCAGTGGTTAACTATGGACCCCCGCAACTTTCATCAGTTCGTGATGTACAGAGTCGCCGAAATTCTGGAAACAACACTGGTCAAGCAATGGCGGTGGATTTCTTCAAAGCTGAACGTAGCAGATGGCGCTACCAAGGTCACCGGGCAAACCCAGCAAGAGACGTGGATAACGGGCCCGGAGTTCCTGAAGACCGATGCAAGCAACTGGCCAACATCCAAAAAGCAGGAGAGCATCATGGGTACTTCGTAG